Proteins from a genomic interval of Zingiber officinale cultivar Zhangliang chromosome 1B, Zo_v1.1, whole genome shotgun sequence:
- the LOC121976030 gene encoding 40S ribosomal protein S13: MGRMHSRGKGISSSALPYKRTPPSWLKISAPDVEESICKFAKKGLTPSQIGVILRDSHGIAQVKSVTGNKILRILKAHGLAPAIPEDLYHLIKKAMAIRKHLEKNRKDKDSKFRLILVESRIHRLARYYKRTKKLPPTFKYDATTASTLVA; this comes from the exons ATGGGTCGTATGCACAGTCGAGG AAAAGGTATATCTTCATCGGCGCTTCCCTACAAGAGGACTCCGCCGAGTTGGCTAAAGATCTCTGCACCAGAT GTGGAAGAAAGTATCTGCAAGTTCGCCAAAAAGGGGCTTACACCGTCGCAGATTGGTGTCATTCTTCGTGATTCTCATGGCATCGCCCAGGTTAAGAGTGTTACTGGGAATAAAATCCTCAGGATTCTGAAAGCTCACG GGCTTGCCCCAGCGATTCCAGAGGATCTGTACCACCTGATTAAGAAGGCTATGGCAATCAGGAAACACTTGGAGAAGAACAGAAAGGACAAGGACTCCAAGTTCAGGTTGATCCTGGTGGAGAGCAGAATTCACCGCCTTGCCCGATACTATAAGAGGACCAAGAAGCTCCCTCCAACATTTAAATA